The proteins below are encoded in one region of Knoellia sp. S7-12:
- a CDS encoding LLM class flavin-dependent oxidoreductase, whose translation MPIVSALLEPTLTLGAIGRATERIGLVATGSTTFSEPYNIACQFKALDVMTHGRAGWNAARPATPPPPRTSARPLLTGPSATGAPTKVSGRPSALGQLAGRRLGVSPCPTLIGRGGLR comes from the coding sequence TTGCCCATCGTCTCTGCACTGCTCGAGCCCACGCTCACCCTCGGTGCGATAGGTCGCGCCACCGAACGCATCGGGTTGGTCGCCACCGGATCCACGACCTTCAGCGAGCCCTACAACATCGCTTGCCAGTTCAAGGCGCTAGACGTGATGACCCACGGCCGGGCCGGGTGGAACGCCGCACGGCCAGCGACCCCGCCGCCGCCGCGAACTTCGGCCCGACCATTGCTCACCGGCCCGAGCGCTACGGGCGCCCCCACGAAAGTATCAGGTCGTCCAAGCGCTCTGGGGCAGCTGGCAGGAAGACGCCTGGGAGTAAGCCCATGCCCCACTCTTATCGGTCGAGGGGGCCTACGTTGA
- a CDS encoding transposase, with amino-acid sequence MIDPQPAGTEPAPTAGIDWASTEHAVAVVDGGGVQLQRFTIAHTAPGLRDLVRRLHRAGVLEVAIERGDGPLVDADLTVVVIAPNQVKNLRSRYGSAGNKDDGFDAYVLADTLRTDRARLRPLTRDSDATLTLRMAVRARQDLVAARVAMANQLRAHLQTTFPGAIGLFRDIDSPITLRFLTRFPSQDKADWLSKARLGNWLRSVGYNHLAKLEDLWRHLHDAPRGTTGAQAGPRAAITLALVAALTALRQQITTLEDQIADQLATHPDAEIFTSLPRSGTVRAARLLAEIGDARGRFPTPESLACLAVLT; translated from the coding sequence ATGATCGACCCACAACCTGCAGGAACGGAACCCGCGCCGACCGCGGGGATCGACTGGGCCAGCACCGAGCACGCCGTCGCCGTGGTCGACGGTGGCGGTGTGCAGCTGCAACGGTTCACCATCGCCCACACCGCCCCCGGCCTGCGTGACCTGGTGCGTCGGCTGCACCGGGCCGGAGTGCTCGAAGTGGCAATCGAACGCGGCGATGGCCCGCTGGTCGACGCAGACCTCACGGTGGTGGTAATCGCGCCGAACCAAGTGAAGAATTTACGCAGCCGGTACGGCTCGGCCGGCAACAAGGACGACGGGTTCGACGCCTACGTCCTAGCCGACACGCTGCGCACCGACCGGGCACGGCTACGGCCACTGACCCGCGACAGCGACGCCACGCTCACCCTGCGAATGGCGGTGCGCGCCCGCCAGGACCTGGTCGCAGCCCGGGTGGCGATGGCCAACCAGCTTCGCGCGCACCTTCAAACAACTTTCCCCGGCGCGATCGGACTGTTCCGCGACATCGACTCACCGATCACGCTGCGGTTCCTGACCCGCTTCCCCTCCCAGGACAAAGCCGACTGGCTGTCCAAGGCCCGGCTGGGCAACTGGCTGCGCTCGGTCGGGTACAACCACCTGGCCAAGCTCGAGGACTTGTGGCGCCACCTGCACGACGCACCCCGCGGCACCACCGGCGCCCAAGCCGGACCCCGAGCGGCGATCACCTTGGCCTTGGTCGCCGCCCTGACCGCGCTGCGCCAGCAGATCACGACCCTCGAGGACCAGATCGCCGACCAGCTGGCCACCCACCCCGACGCCGAGATCTTCACCTCGCTTCCCCGCTCAGGCACCGTGCGCGCAGCCCGCCTCCTCGCCGAGATCGGCGACGCTCGAGGCCGATTCCCCACCCCCGAATCCTTGGCATGCCTAGCTGTACTGACCTGA
- a CDS encoding SigE family RNA polymerase sigma factor: protein MRSSAEFEKFVHGSLPTLSRSAYALTGDAHLAQDLVQETHIRVARHWNRLTRDDEDVLPYARKVLYRLWLDSRRWRSRHPEHVTEEEPAVATSTDESELIVARLTVKSALMQLTPRQRAVVVLRFLEDRSEAEVAELLGQTVPTVHALVQRALAQLRIRYPELEFK from the coding sequence GTGAGATCGTCTGCAGAGTTTGAGAAGTTCGTGCACGGAAGCCTGCCAACTCTGTCTCGTTCCGCCTATGCATTAACGGGCGATGCGCATCTCGCTCAAGACCTTGTCCAGGAGACTCATATCCGGGTGGCACGACATTGGAACCGTCTTACTAGAGACGACGAAGACGTGCTTCCCTACGCCCGCAAAGTGCTGTATCGGCTGTGGCTTGACTCTCGTCGCTGGCGATCTCGCCACCCGGAACATGTAACTGAAGAAGAACCCGCGGTGGCGACTTCAACTGATGAATCCGAGCTGATTGTGGCCCGGTTGACAGTTAAATCCGCGCTGATGCAGCTGACCCCACGTCAGCGGGCCGTCGTGGTCCTCAGGTTCTTGGAAGATCGCAGCGAAGCGGAAGTGGCGGAACTGCTTGGCCAGACTGTTCCGACAGTACATGCACTGGTGCAGCGGGCCCTGGCTCAACTTCGCATCCGCTACCCAGAGCTCGAGTTCAAGTAA
- a CDS encoding IS481 family transposase: MSHANAALTVRHRLKVAQLVVDQGVPISEVAARFQCSWPTVKRWADRYAAGEPMSDRSSRPHVMPAKTCVSTTKRIVSLRLRKRLGPVQLAAHVGVAPSTVHRVLTRCHLNRLAHVDRATGEPVRRYEHEHPGDMLHVDVKKFGNIPDGGGWRFVGRAQGMKNRTATPGKPKSKNHNPKMGHAFVHTVIDDHSRVAYAEIHDNETAATATAVLRRAVAWYVARGITIRRVLSDNGSPYVSHLWRDVCAELGIKHSRTRPRRPQTNGKVERFHRTMADGWGYARCYTSETERRQALPAWLHEYNHHRPHTACGNKPPNTRLINLSGQYS, encoded by the coding sequence ATGTCCCACGCTAACGCTGCCCTGACGGTTCGTCACCGTCTTAAGGTTGCCCAACTTGTCGTCGATCAGGGCGTGCCGATCAGTGAGGTCGCGGCACGATTCCAATGTTCGTGGCCGACGGTGAAGCGGTGGGCTGACAGGTATGCCGCCGGTGAGCCGATGAGCGACCGCTCGAGCCGCCCGCACGTGATGCCGGCCAAGACCTGCGTGTCGACGACGAAGCGGATCGTGTCGTTGCGGCTGCGCAAGCGCCTGGGTCCGGTCCAGCTCGCTGCACACGTGGGTGTTGCACCCTCGACAGTGCACCGGGTGCTCACCAGGTGTCACCTGAACCGGTTGGCGCACGTCGATCGCGCCACCGGTGAGCCGGTGCGCCGCTACGAGCATGAGCATCCCGGGGACATGCTGCACGTGGACGTCAAGAAGTTCGGGAACATCCCCGACGGTGGCGGGTGGCGCTTCGTGGGCCGAGCTCAGGGCATGAAGAACCGGACAGCCACCCCGGGCAAACCGAAGAGCAAGAACCACAACCCGAAGATGGGCCACGCATTCGTGCACACCGTCATCGATGACCATTCCCGAGTCGCCTACGCCGAGATCCACGACAACGAGACCGCCGCCACCGCCACCGCCGTCCTGCGCCGAGCCGTCGCCTGGTACGTCGCCCGCGGCATCACCATCCGCAGAGTCCTGTCCGACAACGGGTCCCCGTACGTGTCACACCTGTGGCGGGACGTCTGCGCAGAGCTCGGCATCAAACACTCACGCACCCGGCCCCGCCGCCCACAGACCAACGGCAAGGTCGAACGCTTCCACCGCACCATGGCCGACGGATGGGGATACGCCCGCTGCTACACCTCAGAGACCGAACGACGCCAAGCTCTGCCAGCATGGCTCCACGAGTACAACCACCACCGACCCCACACCGCCTGCGGGAACAAGCCACCCAACACCCGCTTGATCAACCTGTCAGGTCAGTACAGCTAG